From the Oceanobacillus kimchii X50 genome, the window GAAAGATACGTCAAAAGATACAATCGAAGGTGAAACGATTGTTAATAGACAAAGGATGGATCTTTTATTTAACAGGGTTTTTACTTGGACGAGCAGTAATTCTATCCGCTGTATCACCATTTGCGGTAGCTTTTATTGCCACAATATGGCTTGTCCATCGAGATAAAAGTCTAAAATCGATGATTGCAGTGTTTCTTGGAGCACTAAGTTATCATTTTGAGCATGCGATGTTCATCGCGTTAGCATTTTTAGTATTTATTTTAATAGGATCGCTAACGAAGAATATGAAGAATCAACAATTGGTTTTACCTGTAGTCGTATTTCTGTCTACAATACTTTCTCGAATCTTCTTCTACTCATTAAGTAACACGGTAACCTCCTATGAATGGGCCCTTTTAGCGATAGAGGGAGTATTAGGAGCAGTTCTTGTTATTATCTTTATGCAAAGCATTCCTCTTTTATCACCAAAACGATATAAACCAGCATTAAAAAATGAGGAGATTGTATGCTTAATTATATTAATTGCCTCCGTTTTAACAGGGTTTATTGGATGGCAAATTTATGGAGCTTCAGTAGAACAAATATTTTCGCGATACTTTGTATTAATTTTTTCATTTATTGGTGGAGCTGCAATTGGATCTACAGTAGGAGTTGTTGCAGGATTAATATTATCTCTCGCAAATGTTGCCAATCTCTATCAAATGAGTTTACTGGCTTTTTCAGGATTGCTAGGAGGATTGCTAAAGGAAGGAAAAAAACTAGGAACGGCAATTGGTTTGTTAGTGGGTACTTGCTTGATAGGAATTTACGGGAATTCTGTGGCATTAGTTCCTTCTTTAATGGAGTCTTGCATAGCTATCGGCTTGTTTTTATTAACACCAGCTAGCTGGTTTAATCATATAGCCAGATATATTCCAGGAACAGAAGCATATACGAATGAACAAGAACAATATTTACAAAAAGTAAGGAATGTTACCGCGAAACGTGTGGAGCAGTTTTCAGATGTATTTCGTGCGTTATCAAAAAGTTTTTCAGTTACAGACCCTACGGTTAATGATGAACAACAGGAAGCTCGTCGCGATACGGATTACTTTTTAAGTCAGGTTACAGAGAAAACTTGTCAAGGATGCTTTATGAAGGATCGTTGCTGGCAAAAGGAATTCGATCAAACCTATTCTTTAATGGAAGAAATGAAAGAAGATGTTACGTCTGGTAAAGATCCTAACCGAAAAGTGATGCGGAAATTTGAGAATCATTGCGTTAAATCCCGGAAGGTTGTAGATGCAATGAAAGAAGAAATGAGCTTCTATGAAGCAAATCATAAACTACGGCAGCAAGTCACAGAAAGTAAACGGCTTGTAGCAGACCAGCTGCAAGGGGTATCAGATGTGATGGAGGATTTTGCTAAAGAGATTGTAAAAGAAAGGCAACATCATGAACTCCAAGAAGCACAAGTTATCGCTGCTTTAAAGCATATAGGAATAGAATTAACACGATTAGACATTTATCAATTGGAAAAAGGGGATGTCGATATTGAATTAACAGCAAGTTTCGGAGAATATCGCGGAGAAGGAGAGAAATTAATTGCTCCGATATTATCTGATATACTTCATGAAATTATTGTTGTTAAGCAAGAAGATATCTCTCCGTTCCCACATGGATACAGTCATTTTACGTTTGGTTCAGCAAAAGAATTTGCCATTGAAACAGGTGCGGCAAATGCTGCAAAAGGAGGCGGTTTAGTTTCGGGAGATAGCTTTACAACGATTGAGTTAGGGGCTGGTAAATTTGCGATGGCAATAAGTGACGGTATGGGCAATGGCAAGCGGGCACGAGAAGAAAGTATGGAAACACTTCGATTACTTCAGCAAATTCTGCAATCTGGCATTAAGGAAAAAGTAGCGATTAAATCGATAAATTCTATTTTATCGCTTCGAACGACAGAAGAAATGTTTGCTACATTAGATTTAGCAGTGATTGACCTACATGATGCATACGCGCAATTTGTAAAGATTGGCTCTACACCGAGTTTTATTCGGCGTGGCGCTAATATGTTTAAAATAGAAGCGAGTAATTTACCGATTGGTATTATTAAAGAGTTTGATGTAGAAATTGTGAAAGAGCAATTACTTCCCGATGATTTATTAATTATGATGAGTGATGGAATATTTGATGGGCCACAACATGTAGAAAATATCGATATTTGGTTAAAGCGAAAAATTAAAGAGATGGACACAGATGATCCACAAGAAATTGCGGACTTGTTATTGGAAGAAGTAATTAGAACAAGATCAGGAGAAATTATAGATGATATGACCGTGCTTGTTGCGAAAGTGAAGAAAAACACCCCGCAATGGACAAGCATACCAATCTATGAAAGCAATGTTTTATAAAGTGAGTCAATATCATAATTGTTATAAAAAACGAATAATTGTCAGATTTAAATGAAGGACGGCTTCTCCTGCGGAAAGAGGCCGTTTGCAACGGAAATCCAATAGTGCAACAGTCTTATACAGGCTGTTACCGCCTATTAAACATATATACTGTTTGAATTTGGTTTGCCAATGAATTGTTCACCGAAGTAAACCGATGTAAATTGTGCAAGGATAGTTAATCTCCCTTACCACGAATAAATGTATAGTTTTTGATGTACTTGGCGAAGATGGTAGTGGAAAAAGAGGGAGGTAAAGGTCATTGAAAAGCGGTACACTTAAACAAATTTTATTATTAACAGATGGTTGCTCGAATAAAGGTGAAGATCCATCGGCAGTAGCAGCTTTAGCTAGTCAGCAGGGAATCACGGTAAATGTTATTGGTATTCTAGATGATGATCAATCAGAAAGCCCGGACGGTCTTCAAGAGGTAGAAGATATTGCACTTTCTGGAGGTGGTGTCAGTCAAATTGTCTATAGCGAAAATCTATCGCAAACCGTGCAGATGGTAACACGCCAAGCAATGACACAGACATTACAAGGATTTGTTAATAAAGAACTTCGCCAAATATTAGGTGATCAACAATCCATGGAAGATTTAGATCCTGAGAAACGTGGAGAAATTATGGAGGTTGTAGAAGACCTTGGTGAAACAAGTGATTTAGAGGTAGTAGTTTTAGTAGATACAAGTGCAAGTATGCGAGATAAATTACAGACAGTAAAAGAGGCATTAATGGATCTCTCCATTAGTTTAAATTCACGGGTTGGTAGAAACCGATTTTGTATATACAGTTTTCCTGGAAAACGAAAAGATATTGATCTAATCCTAGATTGGTCACCAAAGCTAGATTCAATATCAAGTGTATTCCCAAAGTTATCCAGTGGAGGTATTACTCCAACCGGTCCTGCTATTCGTGCAGCAATGTATCAGTTTAGTAAGAAAAACTTACTAAGGAGTTTGAAGCGTGAAGATGAATACGGCATCGAAGAATCCGGATATTAATTTACGTCCACAACAACAAATAAGAGGCAAGTGGCATCACAAAAACTATACCGTTATTCGCAAACTTGGGGCAGGAGCAATCGGAAGCGTATATCTATGTGACTATCTTGGGAAACCAGTAGCTTTGAAAATAAGTGAAAAAGGTTCTTCGATGACAGTAGAAGTTAATGTATTAAAGTCATTGGAAAAGGTCCAGGGATATCGCCTTGGACCTTCTTTATTGGACGTTGATGATTGGATGTCGACTAGTGGGAGACTCTACTCATTCTATGTAATGGAATATATCAGAGGAGAATCTCTAAGTAGCTTTGTCCGTGCGAAAGGAAAAGCCTGGATTGGTGTATTTATGTTACAGTTGCTAGAGGACTTAGAGAAGTTACATGAGTCAGGCTGGGTGTTTGGTGACTTGAAAACGGATAATTTAATGGTATCATCGACGCCTCCCCGTGTACGTTGGGTAGATGTCGGTGGTACGACAAAGGTAGGAAGATCAATAAAAGAATATACCGAGTTTTATGATCGTGGATATTGGGGTATGGGTACTAGAAAAGCAGAACCAAGTTATGATCTTTTTGCATTAACGATGGTATTTTTAAATATATATTATCCACGGCGATTTGATCGGGTAAAAGATTCTTCTGAAAAATTGTTAATGAAAAAACTCGATCAAGTGAGTGATTTAACTCTATATCGCCCCCTACTGCAAAAGGCACTTCGAGGTAAATATACGACAAGCACTGCTATGAAAAAAGATCTTATGTCGTTAATGCAACAGAAACAAAAACGAAAGCACTATCACCAACGAAGTAAAAAACCATCAAACTATTTACTTATTGAGTCAATTAGTATAGGTTGTATTGCGACTGTCTATTATTTGCTGTCTCTACTTTTATAGTAAAAAGAGGTATGATAGGATATAGACGATATTTTAGTGAAGCGGTGGGTTAAAATCGATGAAACAATCTATTCTTTCCTTTATTCAAAAACATCAATTACTACAAGAAGGCTCAAAAATTATTGTTGGGGTATCGGGTGGTTCTGATTCAATGGCACTACTGCATTTTTTAAAAGATTTGCAAGAGAAATGGAGTTTGGAGGTTATTGCGTTAACCATTGACCATCAATTACGTGGTGAAGATTCAACAGCCGATCAGAAATTTGTAAAACAATGGTGTCTACAATCAGATTTAAAGTGTATTGCTCATCAAGTGGATGTTGGTGAATATCAGCGTCAATACCAAGTTAGTGAAGAGCTTGCCGCACGTAGATTAAGATATGATATTTATGCTGCGGAGATGAAGAAACAAGGTGCTGACTATATTGCACTAGGACATCATGGAGATGATCAAGTAGAAACCTTATTCATGCGGTTAACACGTGTGGCTACTTCAAATGCTTTTGAAGGTATTCCAGTAAAGCGTTCCTTTGCAAATGGTCAACTTATTCGTCCTTTTCTCTGTGTAAACAAACAAATGATTTTACACTATGTTAAAGAAAATGAAATTCCTTTTCGTGAAGACCAAACAAATAAAGATAATAGATTTACAAGGAATTACTATCGTAATGAGATTATCCCGCTTCTTAAAAAGAATAATGAGCGCTTATTTGTAACAGCACAACGATTGAGTGAAACGTTAGGGGAAGATGAGAAATACTTGGCCGAACAAGCAAGAAAAATGGTGGAAGAGGTAATCGAACGGGATACAAATTCCACTGAAATTAGTTTCGTTAATCAAGCATTTATAGAACGTCCCCACGCTTTACAAAGACGTGCCTATCATCTAATATTAAACTATCTGTATGATACATTACCTAAGGATTTATCTCATATTCATGAAGAGAAATTTTTTGCATTAATAGAACGACAAGAGGGTAATACTTATATAGATTTCCCTTTATCATTACGTGTAGAAAATTCCTATGGCAAAATTCATCTATATTTTTCAAATCAACTTCCTCGTCAATTTGCATTTCACTTACCATTGCAAGTCCCTGATCGAGTGGAATTGCCAGATGGTGCTCAGATTACTTCTGAGTTGGTTGATGCTAAAACAGACAAAATAAGCCGCAATAATATTATTATTCCAATTGATTCTGTAGCATTGCCATTACATATACGAACGCGAAAACCAGGTGATCGAATGACGTGGGATGGCTTAAAAGGTACGAAAAAATTAAAAGATATTTGGATTGACGCAAAAATCCCAGCAAATGAGAGGGATAAGTGGCCTATCGTTACGGATGATAATGATAAGATTATCTGGTTAATAGGACTTAGAAAAGCGTTTGGTTCTAATCAATTTTGCCAGGGTGGAGAACAGATAAAACTTAGCTATCATAAAGGGACTATTTAGGAGGATGAATCATGCTTCAAGACAATATTCATGGTGATATTCAAGACATTTTAATAACAGAAGAACAAATTCAGGAGAAATGCAAAGAACTAGGAGCAACACTTTCTGAAGAGTATGATGGTAAGTTCCCGCTTGCTATTGGCGTTTTAAAAGGTGCTATGCCTTTTATGTCAGATATTCTTCGCTACGCAGAGATCCATTTAGAAATGGATTTTATGGACGTTTCTAGTTATGATGGCGGGACGACTTCAACCGGTGAAGTAAAAATCTTAAAAGATTTAAACACGAAAGTCGAAGGTCGAGATTTAATAATAGTGGAGGATATAATAGATAGTGGCTTAACGTTAAGTTACTTAGTAGATCTATTTAAATACCGTAAAGCAAATTCCATAAAAATCGTGACATTATTAGATAAACCGTCCGGAAGAAACGCAGCGATAAAAGCCGATATGGTAGGATTTGAAGTACCTGATGAATTTGTAGTTGGATATGGCCTAGATTACGCTGAAAAATATCGGAATTTACCATATATCGGTATACTTAAACCCGAAGTATATGGTGGATAATAATTTTAATTAATTAAAACAGGTTGGGTAAAATAAATAAGATATAGTAATTATTTAATATGGCTAATAAATAATTGGAAAAAATTAACCTAAAAAGGTTATATCATTTGTATTAAAACTTTTTCGTATGATACGATGAACTATAGTTTTTCCCCATCTGGGAGGAGGTAGGCAATGAGTCAGGTATTTCGTAATGTCTTATTTTGGTTACTCATATTCTTTGTAATTGTTGGAGTTGTTTCAGTAATCAACAATCAAGGCGAAGAAAGAGAACAATATGATGTACAGCAATTTATAAGTGCTTTAAATAATGGTGAAATCGAAGAACTCGTATTTCAGCCATCACATGGCATTATTCGTCTAACAGGGACATTAACTGATGGAGAGACAGAATTTGTCGCTCAAGTTCCTGATAATAATGACCTCGTGTCACAAATTACTAATACAGCTAGAGAACAAAGCCAATTAACCGTTATGGAAGAAGAACAGCCAAGTCCATGGCTTACATTCCTAACTGGAATTATTCCGTTCTTATTAATCGGTTTATTCTTCTTATTTATACTTAGCCAAGCACAAGGAGGCGGCGGTGGCGGCCGTGTAATGAACTTCGGTAAGAGTAAAGCAAAAATGTACTCTGAAGATAAGAAAAAGGTTCGCTTTAAGGATGTCGCTGGTGCCGATGAAGAAAAACAAGAGCTTGTTGAAGTAGTTGAGTTCTTAAAAGATCCACGTAAATTTTCACAAGTTGGTGCGCGCATACCTAAAGGTGTACTTCTAGTAGGACCACCTGGTACAGGTAAAACGTTACTTGCACGTGCGGTTGCTGGAGAAGCTGGAACACCTTTCTTCTCTATTAGTGGTTCGGACTTTGTGGAAATGTTTGTTGGGGTAGGTGCTTCACGTGTACGTGACCTATTTGAAAATGCGAAAAAGAATGCTCCATGTATTATCTTTATCGATGAAATTGATGCTGTAGGGCGTCAACGTGGTGCAGGCCTTGGTGGTGGTCACGATGAACGCGAACAAACCCTTAACCAATTACTTGTTGAAATGGACGGATTTGGAGCAAATGAAGGTATTATCATTATTGCAGCTACAAACCGTGCAGATATTTTAGACCCTGCATTATTACGTCCAGGACGTTTTGACAGACAAATTATGGTTGATCGACCTGATGTGAAAGGCCGTGAAGCTGTACTAGGTGTACATGCGCAAAACAAACCATTAGATGCAAATGTAGATTTAAAAACAATCGCAATGCGTACTCCTGGTTTCTCTGGTGCAGATTTAGAGAACTTACTTAACGAAGCTGCTTTAATTGCAGCTCGTGATGATCGTAAGAAAATCAATCAGTTAGATATTGATGAGGCAATCGATCGAGTTATTGCTGGGCCAGCGAAGAAGAGCCGAGTTATTTCTAAAAAAGAGAGAAATATTGTTGCATATCATGAGAGTGGTCATACGGTTATAGGTATGGTGCTTGATGATGCGGATGTCGTGCATAAAGTGACCATTGTTCCACGTGGTCAAGCCGGTGGTTATGCTGTAATGCTACCTCGTGAAGATCGGTATTTCATGACAAAACCAGAGCTCTTTGACAAGATTACTGGGTTACTCGGTGGACGAGTAGCAGAAGAAATTATCTTTGGAGAAGTAAGTACAGGAGCCTCTAATGACTTCCAGCGTGCTACAAATATTGCTCATAAGATGATTACAGAATATGGTATGAGTGACAAAATCGGACCATTGCAATTTAGCAGTGGCGGTGGAGGAAACGTCTTCTTAGGACGTGATATCCAAAATGAACAGACTTATTCTGATGCAATCGCACATGAAATTGATAAAGAAATGCAGGAGTTTATTAATTACTGCTATGATCGTGCGAAAACAATTCTTACAGAGAACAAAGATAAGTTAGAATTGATTGCAAAGACCTTATTAGAGGTTGAAACTTTAGACGCAAAACAAATTAAATCTTTATTTGAAGAAGGAATATTACCAGAACCAGATGAGGAATCAGATGAGTTGAAGGTAAATATTAATTCGAAAGAAGATGAAGATAAAAAAGGTATTTCCTATGAAGAAGCAAAACAAAAGCTTGAGGAAGAAGAAAAATCGGAACGAGAATCATTAGATCCCGAAAAAAATTCCAGTGATGAAGCGCAGGATGATTCTTCAGAAGATCAAAATCCTAAAAATTAATTGATGAGAAGTAGCCTATAAAAGGGCTGCTTCTTTTTTATGTGCATATGAACGTTTGACAACGAAGCTTTGAGCTTTTCTTATATTTCCTAAAGTATGTTATATTAAAGAACAGATAAGATTAGGAAGGTAGGCTGACAGATGCTATTTGTACTTGATGTAGGAAATACCAATACAGTCTTAGGGGTATTTGACCAAGGTGAATTAACCCATCATTGGAGAATTAAAACAGATCGCTACAAAACAGAAGATGAATTTGGAATGCTAATTCATTCTCTTTTTCAACATAAAGAATTAACATTTGAAGATATTAAGGGTGTCATCATATCTTCGGTTGTTCCACCTATTTTATTTGCTTTAGAGAAAATGAGTAGAGATTATTTTCATATAGATGCCATTGTAATTGGAAAAACTTCATATCAAACTTTTTTAAAAATGAATTATCCAAACCCTCAAGAAATTGGTGCAGATAGAATTGTTAATGCTGTAGCAGCTACGGAAGAATATGGTGCACCATTAATTATTATTGATTTTGGAACAGCAACTACGTATTGTTATATCGATGAGGATATTGCATATGCCGGTGGAATTATTACACCTGGAATTAATATTTCAATGGAAGCCTTATATAGTAAAGCTTCGAAATTACCAAAAATTGAAATTCAAAAACCGGAAACTGTGATTGGTTCTACGACGGTAGACGCCATGACTTCTGGAGTGTTTTATGGATATATTGGACAAGTAGATGGATTGGTAGAGAGAATCAAAAACGAAAAAGGCACAAATCCTACTGTTATTGCTACAGGGGGACTTGCTAAATTAATTGCACATGAATCAGCAACCATTGATATCGTAGAGCCATATTTGACGTTAAAAGGATTACATTTGATTTATCAAAAAAATAATTAGTAAAGTAGAAGGAGAGATATTCCCAATGAACGATTACTTAATAAAAGCGACAGCAAATAATGGGAAAATTAGAGCGTATGCTGTTCAGTCCACAAATACGGTGGAAGAAGCGAGAAGAAGACAAGATACATTTGCAACTGCATCTGCAGCTCTTGGTAGAACCATAACAATTACATCAATGATGGGGGCTATGTTAAAAGGTGATGACTCTATCACAACGAAAGTAATGGGGAATGGTCCACTTGGGGCAATTGTTGCTGATGCTGATGCTGATGGGCATGTTCGCGGATATGTTAAGAATCCACATGTAGATTTTGAATTAAATGAAAAGGGAAAACTGGATGTAGCGCGAGCTGTTGGTACAGAAGGAAACATTAGCGTTATTAAAGATTTAGGATTAAAGGATTTTTTTACAGGAGAAACACCGATCGTTTCTGGTGAGATTAGTGAAGACTTTACGTATTACTATGCTACCTCTGAACAAATACCATCAGCCGTTGGTGCAGGGGTTTTAGTAAATCCAGATCATACTATTTTAGCTGCCGGAGGCTTTATTGTTCAAGTAATGCCAGGTGCTGAAGAGGAAGTAATTAATGAATTAGAAGATCAAATTCAAGCTCTCCCAGCGATATCTTCGTTAATTCGTGAAGGAAAAACCCCAGAAGAAATACTTACCCAACTATTTGGAGAAAAACAACTAAACATTCATGAAAAAATGCCAATTGAATTTCGTTGTAAATGCTCAAAAGATCGTCTTGCACAAGCGATTGTTGGTTTAGGAAATGATGAAATCCAGGCTATGATTGAAGAAGATCATGGTGCGGAGGCTACTTGTCATTTTTGTAATGAAAAGTATCATTTTACAGAGGAAGAATTAGAAAACCTTAAACAGTAGAGAGAAGAAAGGAAGTTACACCTAAATGTCTAAAAAATTGTTGCTCGGGATCGTTGTGGTGCTACTGATTACGAATATTGCAACTCTACTGTTTGTAGGAGATGGCAATGATTCAGAAGTAGTGTCGGACGGCGAGGGAGAGAAAGAGATCAATCGTAATGAAGCAGTCGCAACAGTAGCGGATGAAGAAATATCCTATGATGAATGGATGACAGACTTAAGAAATATGCAAGGACAAAAATATTTAAAGCAAATGATTGATAAAGAAGTAGTTAACACTTTAGCAGAGCAAGAAGGTATTGAAGTAAGTGAAAAAATCATCGACAGGGAAGTTTCGTTCTTATATACCATGCAAGGAATATTAACGGAAGAAGATGCTGCAGTAGAGGAAGAGAGATGGAGAGAAGAAATCAAATACCGTTATCAATTGGAACAGTTGTTAACTAGAGACATTGAAATTCCAGAAGATGAAATAAAATCATATTATGATACATATGGTAATCAATATGATTTTTCATCTTCTGTTAAGCTTTCGCATATTTTAGTAGAAGATATGGAAACAGCTGAGCAAGTGTACCAAGAATTAGAAGATGGTGCTTCTTTTAAATTATTAGCTAGAGAATATAGTATTGATGATGAAACGAGACAAAATGGTGGCTATATGGGTGCTATTTACACATCAAGTCAGTTCTTATTGGATAGTTATGAAACACAAGCTGCGAATATGGAAAATCATACTTATAGTGAACCTTTTCAAGCAGAGAATGGTGTAGCAATCATGTACTTGCACCGTAAACTTCCCGCAATTGAATTTACTTACGAAGAAGTACAACCATATGTGCATAGTGAAATTGCAATGCATGAAGAAGGACTGACGTTAGAAGCAGACCAATTATGGGAAGAAGTGGATATTGAGTGGATTTACGAAAATAAATAATCTGAAATTATCAGACAAATTAGTTGACATTTTAGGATAAAGGAACTACATTAGATGTAAATCTTATAAAAATACTTGGAATTAGAGGAGGAAGTCAGATGAAGGTCTCTGATAATATTACAGGTTTAATCGGTGGGACACCAATTGTTAAATTACACAATGTTACAGATGATGATAGCGCAGATGTATACGTAAAGTTAGAGTTTATGAATCCTGGTAGTTCTGTGAAAGATCGTATTGCTATTGCGATGGTTGAAGCAGCTGAACAAGGTGGTAAACTAAAAGAAGGCGACACGATTATTGAACCAACTAGTGGAAATACTGGTATTGGTCTGGCGATGGTAGCAGCAGCTAAAGGATACCGTGCTGTTCTAGTAATGCCAGATACGATGAGTCAGGAACGTAGAAACCTCCTTCGTGCTTATGGTGCTGAACTAGTCCTAACTCCTGGAGCTGAGGGAATGAAAGGTGCAATTGGCAAAGCGGTAGAATTACAAAAAGAGAATGGTTATTTTATGCCGCAACAATTTAGCAATCCTGCTAATCCAGATATACATGAAAAAACAACTGGTAAAGAAATTGTGGAACAGATGAAAGATGGTCTAGATGGGTTTGTATCCGGAATTGGTACTGGTGGAACAATTACAGGGGCAGGTAAAGTACTAAAAAATCATTTTGATAATGTTAAGTTATACGCTGTGGAGCCAGCTGACTCTCCAGTACTTTCAGGTGGAACTCCAGGGCCACATAAAATACAAGGAATCGGTGCAGGATTTAAACCTGATGTGTTAGATACTGCAATTTATGATGAAGTTTTAACAATTTCTAACGAGGAAGCATATGAAGCAGCTAGGAAAGTTGCAACTACCAACGGAATATTGGGAGGTATTTCCTCAGGTGCGGCGGTTGCTGCAGCAGTTAAGGTAGCGAAAAAGTTAGGTAAAGGCAAGAAAGTGCTTGCTATTTTACCAGATAATGGTGAGCGTTACTTATCAACACCGTTATATCAATTTGATGAACAGTAAATAAGTAAGGAGGGCTGGCCAATATAGGTCGGCTCTTTTTTAATTTGCGTGGATTATGGGACTTAAAGGTAGTACTTCCGTTCTGCAAGTAGTTATTGTAGGATGATAGAATAGATTATGTAAGAAAAGAGGTAGAAGATAAGTTGAATATTCGAACGAAGAAACGTACTTTAAATGTATCTGAACGAACACATTTAATGGGAATACTAAATGTAACTCCGGATTCCTTTTCAGATGGAGGAAGTTATTCAACTGTAGATAAAGCTGTGAACCAAGCTTTGGAATTAGAAAAACAGGGCGCAGATATTATCGATATAGGAGGAGAATCAACACGACCAGGTTACACTCCAATATCTGCTAAAGAAGAGCTAGATCGAATTGTTCCAGTTATACGTATCCTTAAAGACAAATTAAGCATTCCAATATCGGTAGATACCTTTAAAGCAGAGACTGCTCAAAAAGCTTTAGAGGCAGGAGCAGATATTATTAATGATATATGGGGAGCGAAAAAAGATCCGGAAATGGCAAAGGTTGTAGCTAAATATAATGCTCCGATTATTTTAATGCATAATCGTAATGAAGAAAATTATAGAGACTTTATGGAAGATGTAAAATCCGATTTATTGGAAAGTATCCAAATAGCAAAAAATGCAGGGATTACCGATGACAACATCATTCTTGACCCTGGTGTAGGATTTGCTAAAAGCATGGAACAGAATATGGAAGTAGTACGAGAGCTACATCAATTAGTCGACCTAGGCTATCCTGTACTATTAGCAACTTCACGAAAAAGATTTATTGGACATGTATTAGATGTTCCTGCAGATGAACGTGATGTTGGTACGGCTGCTACCACGGTCATCGGAGTGCAACAAGGAGCTCATATAGTACGAGTGCATAATGTACATATCAATGCGGAAGCTGCCCAGATCGCAGATGCTATCTATGAAAAAGGAGTATCTAAAAATGGATAAAATTATTATAAAACAAATGCAGTTTTATGGTTACCATGGACTTTTTCCAGAAGAAAATAAACTAGGTCAGCGGTTTAATGTAGATCTCGAATTACATGTACCGTTAGATAAGGCGGGGAACTCCGATGATATGAATGAGTCCATTCATTATGGACAGGCTTATGAAACAGTGAAAAAAGTCGTCGAGGGTCAATCATATAATTTAATTGAAGCGGTAGCTGAGGAAATCTCTAAAGAGCTT encodes:
- the hslO gene encoding Hsp33 family molecular chaperone HslO, whose translation is MNDYLIKATANNGKIRAYAVQSTNTVEEARRRQDTFATASAALGRTITITSMMGAMLKGDDSITTKVMGNGPLGAIVADADADGHVRGYVKNPHVDFELNEKGKLDVARAVGTEGNISVIKDLGLKDFFTGETPIVSGEISEDFTYYYATSEQIPSAVGAGVLVNPDHTILAAGGFIVQVMPGAEEEVINELEDQIQALPAISSLIREGKTPEEILTQLFGEKQLNIHEKMPIEFRCKCSKDRLAQAIVGLGNDEIQAMIEEDHGAEATCHFCNEKYHFTEEELENLKQ
- the folB gene encoding dihydroneopterin aldolase; protein product: MDKIIIKQMQFYGYHGLFPEENKLGQRFNVDLELHVPLDKAGNSDDMNESIHYGQAYETVKKVVEGQSYNLIEAVAEEISKELFASFSLLNACLVKVVKPDPPIPGHYQSVAVEIYRERIK
- the ftsH gene encoding ATP-dependent zinc metalloprotease FtsH — protein: MSQVFRNVLFWLLIFFVIVGVVSVINNQGEEREQYDVQQFISALNNGEIEELVFQPSHGIIRLTGTLTDGETEFVAQVPDNNDLVSQITNTAREQSQLTVMEEEQPSPWLTFLTGIIPFLLIGLFFLFILSQAQGGGGGGRVMNFGKSKAKMYSEDKKKVRFKDVAGADEEKQELVEVVEFLKDPRKFSQVGARIPKGVLLVGPPGTGKTLLARAVAGEAGTPFFSISGSDFVEMFVGVGASRVRDLFENAKKNAPCIIFIDEIDAVGRQRGAGLGGGHDEREQTLNQLLVEMDGFGANEGIIIIAATNRADILDPALLRPGRFDRQIMVDRPDVKGREAVLGVHAQNKPLDANVDLKTIAMRTPGFSGADLENLLNEAALIAARDDRKKINQLDIDEAIDRVIAGPAKKSRVISKKERNIVAYHESGHTVIGMVLDDADVVHKVTIVPRGQAGGYAVMLPREDRYFMTKPELFDKITGLLGGRVAEEIIFGEVSTGASNDFQRATNIAHKMITEYGMSDKIGPLQFSSGGGGNVFLGRDIQNEQTYSDAIAHEIDKEMQEFINYCYDRAKTILTENKDKLELIAKTLLEVETLDAKQIKSLFEEGILPEPDEESDELKVNINSKEDEDKKGISYEEAKQKLEEEEKSERESLDPEKNSSDEAQDDSSEDQNPKN
- a CDS encoding type III pantothenate kinase, with protein sequence MLFVLDVGNTNTVLGVFDQGELTHHWRIKTDRYKTEDEFGMLIHSLFQHKELTFEDIKGVIISSVVPPILFALEKMSRDYFHIDAIVIGKTSYQTFLKMNYPNPQEIGADRIVNAVAATEEYGAPLIIIDFGTATTYCYIDEDIAYAGGIITPGINISMEALYSKASKLPKIEIQKPETVIGSTTVDAMTSGVFYGYIGQVDGLVERIKNEKGTNPTVIATGGLAKLIAHESATIDIVEPYLTLKGLHLIYQKNN
- the folP gene encoding dihydropteroate synthase, which encodes MGILNVTPDSFSDGGSYSTVDKAVNQALELEKQGADIIDIGGESTRPGYTPISAKEELDRIVPVIRILKDKLSIPISVDTFKAETAQKALEAGADIINDIWGAKKDPEMAKVVAKYNAPIILMHNRNEENYRDFMEDVKSDLLESIQIAKNAGITDDNIILDPGVGFAKSMEQNMEVVRELHQLVDLGYPVLLATSRKRFIGHVLDVPADERDVGTAATTVIGVQQGAHIVRVHNVHINAEAAQIADAIYEKGVSKNG
- the cysK gene encoding cysteine synthase A, with amino-acid sequence MKVSDNITGLIGGTPIVKLHNVTDDDSADVYVKLEFMNPGSSVKDRIAIAMVEAAEQGGKLKEGDTIIEPTSGNTGIGLAMVAAAKGYRAVLVMPDTMSQERRNLLRAYGAELVLTPGAEGMKGAIGKAVELQKENGYFMPQQFSNPANPDIHEKTTGKEIVEQMKDGLDGFVSGIGTGGTITGAGKVLKNHFDNVKLYAVEPADSPVLSGGTPGPHKIQGIGAGFKPDVLDTAIYDEVLTISNEEAYEAARKVATTNGILGGISSGAAVAAAVKVAKKLGKGKKVLAILPDNGERYLSTPLYQFDEQ
- a CDS encoding peptidylprolyl isomerase encodes the protein MSKKLLLGIVVVLLITNIATLLFVGDGNDSEVVSDGEGEKEINRNEAVATVADEEISYDEWMTDLRNMQGQKYLKQMIDKEVVNTLAEQEGIEVSEKIIDREVSFLYTMQGILTEEDAAVEEERWREEIKYRYQLEQLLTRDIEIPEDEIKSYYDTYGNQYDFSSSVKLSHILVEDMETAEQVYQELEDGASFKLLAREYSIDDETRQNGGYMGAIYTSSQFLLDSYETQAANMENHTYSEPFQAENGVAIMYLHRKLPAIEFTYEEVQPYVHSEIAMHEEGLTLEADQLWEEVDIEWIYENK